The Niastella koreensis GR20-10 genome includes a window with the following:
- a CDS encoding T9SS type A sorting domain-containing protein: MKRLKYIATLFLLGVVLHLHAQRAFTAGNIVVYRVGDGSTALTSGAANVYLDEYTPAGVLIQSILMPASGQKINCFGDDVFGGQLSLSTNGKSLIVPGLNVDLGVSTLGPRSIGVVDYNGAISSITVDPNASSYNMRSAVSNDGTNLWAASGGSLGVEYTTVGSATPALIASIGGSSNSVGIANGQLYASSNSNSLPLVKIGTGLPTTTGQTVSAVPGIPTRTRPQQFAFADLDAGVAGVDVLYLASQNPLVPGGIQKYSLVNGTWVANGQVGTTADAYSGLTIKVSGSSVTIYATRQGGNNAIIKGGELVKLVDNGGYNTTLTGTPTVLAAVANANTAAFRGVALVPQPAPFTAGNIVVYRVGDGSAALTSGASKIYLDEYTPAGVLVQSILMPASGQKITCFGDDVFGGQLSLSTDGKSLIVPGLNVDLGMSTLGPRSIGVVDYNGAVTSVTVDPNAGSYNMRSAVSNDGTNVWVASGGSLGVEYTTVGSATPALIASIGGSSNTVGIADGQLYASSNSNSLPLVKIGTGLPATTGQIVSAVPGIPTRTRPQQFAFADLDAGVAGVDVLYLASQNPISPGGIQKYSLVNGTWVANGQVGATADAYSGLTIKVSGNSVTIYATRQGVNNATIKGGELVKLVDNSGYNSTLTGTPTVLAAVANVNTKALRGVALVPQGCFSPLAFQVINVTATQATLTWNAPSGGGSTFEYAVTTSATPPATGTTTNTTLNTVTGLSNAITYYAHVRTVCGAAGKSEWASVSFVTSCKAPLLSRLNMNPLPTGKTTINWNQVFGAAGYEYVVSQSATPPATGTAVSDTFVNVEGLSAVTSYYVHVRSGCGPGAWSGWISKLFTTGCFMPTANLNVMANKAGVTWNKINNAIQYEYALTATAAKPLSGVVTADTSYVSGKLNDGPAHYFHVRSICSTGAVSEWNTVKFNLEGIEIYPNPVTDILHINLHTTGTNGQVSVTNAMGGMVARVRVTGSILTIDTRGWAAGLYLVRYDDGVNKYVEKIIKK, translated from the coding sequence ATGAAAAGATTAAAATATATAGCTACACTGTTTTTACTGGGAGTTGTATTGCATCTCCATGCGCAGCGGGCATTTACAGCGGGTAACATCGTTGTGTACCGGGTAGGGGATGGCAGTACTGCATTAACTTCAGGCGCAGCGAATGTTTATCTGGATGAATATACCCCGGCAGGTGTGCTGATTCAATCGATCTTAATGCCAGCCAGCGGCCAGAAAATAAACTGCTTTGGTGATGATGTTTTTGGCGGCCAGCTGAGTTTGAGTACCAATGGCAAAAGTTTGATCGTTCCCGGGCTGAATGTAGACCTGGGTGTGTCAACGTTGGGACCAAGGTCAATAGGCGTGGTAGATTATAACGGGGCTATAAGCAGCATAACTGTTGATCCCAATGCCAGTAGCTATAACATGCGGTCGGCAGTATCAAATGACGGTACAAATTTATGGGCTGCCAGTGGTGGAAGCCTTGGAGTAGAATACACCACCGTTGGTTCAGCAACGCCCGCTTTGATTGCTTCTATCGGTGGGTCATCCAATTCCGTAGGAATAGCCAATGGCCAGTTGTATGCTTCTTCCAATTCAAACAGTTTACCGTTAGTAAAAATAGGAACAGGATTACCAACAACAACAGGTCAAACAGTAAGTGCCGTACCAGGTATTCCCACCAGAACAAGACCGCAACAGTTTGCCTTCGCCGACCTGGATGCAGGTGTAGCCGGCGTGGATGTTCTATACCTGGCTTCGCAGAACCCCTTGGTGCCCGGCGGTATTCAAAAATATTCCCTGGTAAATGGTACCTGGGTTGCCAATGGCCAGGTGGGCACCACTGCAGATGCTTATTCAGGACTCACCATAAAGGTATCTGGAAGCAGTGTAACCATTTATGCAACCAGGCAGGGCGGCAACAACGCTATAATAAAAGGCGGAGAGTTGGTAAAGCTGGTAGATAACGGCGGTTATAACACCACGTTAACGGGAACTCCCACCGTGCTGGCTGCTGTAGCCAATGCAAATACCGCAGCATTCAGAGGCGTTGCATTAGTCCCACAACCGGCTCCGTTTACAGCGGGTAACATCGTTGTGTACCGGGTAGGGGATGGCAGCGCTGCATTGACGTCGGGCGCCTCGAAAATTTACCTGGATGAATATACCCCGGCAGGCGTATTGGTTCAATCGATCCTGATGCCAGCCAGTGGTCAAAAAATAACCTGTTTTGGCGATGATGTTTTTGGCGGCCAGCTGAGTTTGAGTACCGATGGTAAAAGTTTGATCGTTCCCGGGCTGAATGTAGACCTGGGCATGTCAACGTTGGGCCCAAGATCAATTGGAGTAGTGGATTATAACGGGGCTGTAACCAGTGTAACCGTTGATCCCAATGCCGGTAGCTATAACATGCGGTCGGCAGTATCAAACGACGGTACCAATGTATGGGTTGCCAGTGGCGGAAGTCTTGGAGTAGAATACACCACCGTTGGTTCAGCAACGCCTGCTTTAATAGCTTCTATCGGCGGGTCGTCCAATACCGTAGGGATAGCGGATGGCCAGTTGTATGCCTCTTCCAATTCAAACAGTTTACCGTTAGTGAAAATAGGAACGGGGCTGCCTGCTACAACAGGTCAAATAGTTAGCGCCGTACCAGGTATTCCCACCAGAACAAGACCACAACAATTTGCCTTTGCCGACCTGGATGCAGGTGTTGCCGGCGTGGATGTTTTATACCTGGCTTCGCAAAACCCGATATCGCCTGGTGGAATTCAAAAGTATTCGCTGGTAAACGGCACCTGGGTTGCCAATGGCCAGGTGGGCGCCACTGCAGATGCTTATTCAGGACTCACTATAAAAGTATCAGGTAACAGTGTCACTATCTATGCAACCAGGCAGGGTGTTAACAATGCAACTATAAAAGGCGGAGAGTTGGTAAAGCTGGTAGATAACAGCGGTTACAACAGCACGTTAACGGGAACCCCTACCGTATTGGCAGCTGTTGCCAATGTAAACACAAAAGCGCTGAGGGGCGTTGCTCTGGTGCCACAGGGATGTTTTTCGCCATTGGCATTTCAGGTAATTAACGTTACCGCTACACAGGCAACGCTCACCTGGAATGCACCGTCGGGCGGCGGCAGTACGTTTGAATATGCAGTCACCACTTCTGCTACACCACCTGCAACAGGAACAACAACCAACACTACCCTCAATACGGTAACAGGCCTCTCCAATGCGATCACCTATTATGCGCATGTAAGAACTGTTTGCGGTGCAGCGGGTAAATCGGAGTGGGCGTCCGTATCCTTTGTAACCAGTTGTAAAGCGCCCCTTCTTTCAAGATTGAATATGAATCCCCTGCCCACCGGAAAAACAACTATTAACTGGAACCAGGTATTTGGCGCTGCAGGTTATGAATACGTTGTGTCCCAAAGCGCAACGCCGCCTGCAACAGGTACGGCTGTGAGTGATACTTTCGTAAATGTGGAAGGTTTAAGTGCTGTGACCTCTTATTATGTACATGTTCGCTCCGGTTGCGGACCGGGCGCCTGGTCGGGCTGGATCTCAAAATTGTTTACAACAGGCTGTTTTATGCCAACTGCTAACTTAAACGTAATGGCAAACAAGGCCGGGGTAACCTGGAATAAAATAAATAATGCCATTCAGTACGAGTATGCATTGACTGCAACCGCCGCCAAACCATTGAGTGGTGTGGTTACGGCAGATACCAGCTATGTATCAGGAAAATTGAACGACGGCCCGGCGCATTATTTCCATGTAAGAAGCATTTGCAGTACCGGGGCAGTTTCGGAATGGAACACGGTTAAATTCAACCTGGAGGGGATAGAGATTTATCCTAACCCCGTCACCGATATTTTGCACATCAACCTGCATACTACCGGGACCAACGGTCAGGTGTCCGTTACCAATGCCATGGGTGGGATGGTTGCCCGGGTAAGAGTAACGGGTTCCATTTTAACCATCGATACAAGAGGATGGGCCGCAGGCTTATACCTGGTACGATATGATGACGGTGTAAATAAATATGTTGAAAAGATTATAAAGAAATAG
- a CDS encoding zinc-dependent metalloprotease, whose amino-acid sequence MKKTMMTVMGFMVLLACSRNTTKTQALLPQTAQAPVVKTDTTVKRTVLKPYKDVITGKAISQNGLIKVHKIEERYFFEIQDSLIDRDLLVVNRISRAAAGVRPLDGFFGYAGDEIGENVIRFTKGPNNKLFINRISYLDVSHDSSENGLLRSVINSNLQPIVASFEIKAISPNDKGTVIDVTDYINGDNDVFFFNPQVKKSCGLGGLQPDKSYTVKITSFPLNTEVRTIKTYTLGDQLLTYELNSSLVLLPGEPMTPRYFDERVGFFSRGYRNYDAQQGVRADYMITRWRLEPREEDLAKYQRGELVEPKKPIVFYIDPATPKKWVPYLIEGVNAWQRSFEKAGFKNAVYAREAPADDTCWSIDDARHNVIVYKASAIQNASGPQISDPRSGEILESHVNWYHNVQQILRDWYFVQASPNDPNGRKMIFDDSLMGQLIKMVCTHEVGHTLGLQHNFAASWSVPVDSLRSKSYVHVNGHTPSIMDYARFNYVAQPEDSIGVKDLVPRIGVYDDWAIEWGYRWLPGFRTIDDEKAYMNKWIIAQLAKDKRCFFENNSAPDPRNQAEDLGDDAVKAGSYGIRNLQRVVANLEAWTKTPNSDYTDLVKMYREVINQYNRYLNHVMFNIGHMYITQQTVEQGGPFFSYPSRQRIRSAVQFFNEQLFETPSWLNNKALIAKGSGGGIIQTLWIQERFLHGLVEPAMWNWLVFNETNQPKDKSYNYDELLSDLESGIWKELEKHESIDMYRRNVQKVYVAKLIQGVRFGKVGDMGMNDCVTIMQDHINRLYNKICAALPVYKDRESRLHLEDLRDRLKASIDVQKKELPEMPRMVSSRALNGFGDQEQGSLFNSTSLPVQGQKNKGCWEGVEVQTDMFR is encoded by the coding sequence ATGAAAAAAACGATGATGACGGTAATGGGCTTTATGGTGCTGTTAGCGTGCTCAAGAAATACCACGAAAACCCAGGCGTTGCTTCCGCAAACTGCGCAGGCGCCAGTAGTAAAAACAGATACTACTGTAAAACGAACAGTTCTTAAACCCTATAAAGATGTTATTACAGGTAAAGCGATCTCCCAGAATGGATTGATAAAAGTACATAAAATAGAGGAGCGGTATTTTTTTGAGATCCAGGATTCTTTGATTGACAGAGATCTGCTGGTGGTAAACAGAATAAGCAGGGCTGCAGCAGGCGTACGGCCACTGGATGGTTTTTTTGGCTATGCCGGTGATGAGATTGGTGAAAATGTGATCCGGTTTACAAAAGGACCCAATAATAAATTGTTTATAAACAGGATCTCGTACCTGGATGTTTCACATGATAGCAGCGAAAACGGATTGTTGCGGTCTGTTATCAATTCCAATCTGCAACCTATTGTAGCCTCTTTTGAGATCAAAGCAATTTCCCCAAACGACAAAGGGACCGTAATTGATGTGACTGATTATATCAATGGCGATAACGACGTTTTCTTTTTTAATCCCCAGGTAAAGAAGTCCTGTGGTTTGGGCGGGCTGCAACCCGATAAATCATATACGGTTAAGATCACTTCTTTTCCGCTTAATACCGAGGTGAGAACGATAAAGACCTATACCCTGGGCGATCAGCTTTTAACGTATGAACTGAACTCCTCACTGGTATTATTGCCAGGGGAGCCCATGACGCCGCGGTACTTTGATGAACGGGTAGGTTTTTTTTCAAGAGGATACCGGAACTATGATGCACAACAAGGGGTTCGGGCCGATTATATGATCACCAGATGGCGATTGGAACCCAGGGAAGAGGACCTTGCAAAATATCAAAGGGGAGAACTGGTTGAACCTAAAAAGCCAATTGTATTTTATATTGATCCGGCTACCCCTAAAAAATGGGTCCCTTACCTCATCGAGGGCGTAAATGCCTGGCAACGGTCATTTGAAAAGGCCGGCTTCAAAAATGCTGTTTATGCGCGGGAAGCGCCTGCCGATGATACCTGTTGGAGCATAGATGATGCCAGGCATAATGTGATCGTTTATAAAGCTTCTGCCATTCAAAATGCAAGCGGCCCGCAAATAAGTGATCCCCGTTCAGGCGAGATCCTGGAAAGCCATGTGAATTGGTATCACAATGTGCAGCAGATCCTGCGCGACTGGTATTTTGTACAGGCTTCACCCAACGACCCCAATGGACGGAAAATGATCTTTGACGATTCTTTAATGGGGCAACTGATTAAAATGGTTTGCACACATGAGGTAGGGCATACGCTTGGCCTGCAACATAATTTCGCGGCTTCCTGGTCGGTACCGGTTGATAGTTTGCGCAGCAAAAGCTATGTGCATGTTAACGGACATACCCCATCGATAATGGATTATGCCCGTTTCAATTATGTTGCTCAGCCGGAAGATAGCATAGGAGTGAAAGACCTGGTACCCCGTATTGGCGTATATGATGACTGGGCAATCGAATGGGGGTATAGATGGTTACCCGGTTTCAGGACCATCGACGATGAAAAGGCCTACATGAACAAATGGATCATTGCGCAACTGGCTAAAGACAAAAGATGTTTTTTTGAGAACAACAGTGCGCCTGACCCCCGCAACCAGGCTGAGGATTTGGGTGATGATGCTGTAAAAGCCGGCAGCTATGGCATCAGGAACCTGCAAAGGGTAGTGGCCAACCTGGAAGCATGGACAAAAACGCCTAATAGCGACTATACCGATCTTGTAAAAATGTACCGGGAGGTTATAAACCAGTATAACCGTTATTTGAACCATGTTATGTTCAACATAGGTCATATGTATATTACGCAGCAGACTGTAGAACAGGGTGGACCTTTTTTCAGCTATCCTAGCAGGCAGCGGATCAGAAGCGCCGTACAATTCTTTAATGAACAGTTATTTGAAACGCCATCCTGGCTCAATAATAAAGCCTTAATTGCAAAAGGCTCCGGTGGCGGCATCATTCAAACGCTCTGGATCCAGGAACGGTTTTTACATGGATTGGTTGAACCAGCTATGTGGAACTGGCTGGTGTTTAATGAAACCAACCAGCCAAAGGATAAGTCATACAATTATGATGAATTGTTATCAGACCTGGAGAGTGGTATCTGGAAGGAACTGGAAAAACATGAAAGTATAGACATGTACCGCCGGAACGTTCAAAAAGTATATGTAGCCAAGTTAATCCAGGGAGTTCGGTTTGGGAAGGTCGGCGACATGGGAATGAATGATTGTGTTACTATTATGCAGGACCATATTAACAGGCTGTATAATAAAATATGCGCTGCATTGCCAGTGTACAAAGACCGGGAGTCCAGGTTGCATTTGGAAGATCTGAGAGACCGGTTGAAAGCATCCATCGATGTTCAAAAAAAGGAGTTGCCGGAAATGCCCAGGATGGTTTCTTCGAGGGCGCTCAATGGATTCGGGGATCAGGAACAGGGATCACTGTTTAATTCAACCTCGCTTCCTGTTCAAGGGCAAAAGAACAAGGGGTGCTGGGAAGGCGTTGAGGTACAAACGGACATGTTTAGATAA
- a CDS encoding helix-turn-helix transcriptional regulator, with product MNQKRLRSTFLEAIHSIKDYIDQHPLEIKTISALIHKTHSQIGINLLHQGFRQLYGTGIKEYEIRKRLEAAAYLVQKDELTMQEITAKCGYSSQSSFVRAFKEVHGITPGQWRTRHVPLLFS from the coding sequence ATGAACCAGAAACGTTTGAGGAGCACCTTTCTTGAGGCCATTCATTCCATTAAAGACTACATTGATCAACATCCGCTGGAAATTAAGACGATCTCAGCACTCATTCACAAAACCCATTCACAAATCGGCATCAATTTACTTCACCAGGGTTTCCGTCAGTTATACGGAACCGGGATCAAGGAGTATGAGATCAGAAAACGATTAGAAGCGGCCGCTTACCTGGTGCAAAAAGATGAACTAACCATGCAGGAGATCACGGCCAAATGCGGGTACAGCTCGCAAAGCTCCTTTGTACGGGCATTCAAAGAAGTACATGGTATTACACCCGGACAATGGCGTACCCGGCACGTTCCATTATTATTTTCGTAG
- a CDS encoding LexA family transcriptional regulator, with amino-acid sequence MDYHIGQRLKAFREQTKIKMPAIAALTGIAKETLYKWEKGTKPSDINDYFRLKLYLDKMENKLEEEQLDIEYRKPATMRLPLNHNRVPIPQTDGKAAAGTILFSNNEPELIVDRINAPFLGPVEGIIEVSGESMAPTFTSGCRVAISRLNNYRILDWGWYYYIIDKNWQGYVRRVYPGETENSLCLVSDNPNQNKFPPTQRQWEHIEAIFRVMAAIWKF; translated from the coding sequence ATGGATTATCATATTGGACAAAGACTGAAAGCCTTCCGGGAACAAACAAAGATTAAAATGCCCGCCATTGCAGCCCTTACCGGTATTGCCAAGGAAACCCTGTACAAATGGGAAAAGGGTACCAAACCCAGCGATATCAATGACTATTTCAGGCTGAAGTTGTACCTGGATAAAATGGAGAACAAACTGGAAGAAGAACAGCTTGATATAGAGTACCGGAAACCGGCCACCATGCGCTTACCCCTGAACCACAATCGCGTGCCCATTCCCCAAACTGATGGCAAGGCCGCTGCCGGAACCATCCTGTTCTCGAACAATGAGCCGGAGCTGATCGTAGACCGGATAAACGCGCCTTTCCTGGGCCCCGTGGAAGGGATTATAGAAGTATCCGGCGAAAGCATGGCGCCCACCTTTACCAGTGGCTGCCGGGTTGCCATTAGCCGGCTGAACAATTACCGCATTCTCGACTGGGGCTGGTACTATTACATCATCGATAAAAACTGGCAGGGGTATGTACGCAGGGTATACCCCGGCGAAACCGAAAACAGTTTATGCCTGGTTTCTGATAATCCCAACCAGAACAAGTTTCCTCCTACCCAACGCCAATGGGAACACATCGAAGCCATTTTCCGCGTAATGGCCGCAATCTGGAAGTTTTAG
- a CDS encoding XRE family transcriptional regulator — MQIGDRLKELRKKKNIKMPAIAKATGISKENLYKWEKGTKPSDFALYNKLVEFLDKVESTPDYVFEEPKANNGKQIEQAAQPLFTGIYLTTDEDALPLADGKAPGITTLNDKPMLVGWRIDAPVIGYFDCVIAVIGDSMEPKFKSGSWIALKKLRFTKILNGGYYYYIVDKNLQGLLRRVQPSAENNSIILIAENNQYPEIVRKMEDVLAIFSVEAVIMK; from the coding sequence ATGCAAATTGGCGATAGGTTAAAAGAACTTCGTAAAAAGAAGAATATAAAAATGCCTGCTATTGCAAAAGCAACCGGCATTTCAAAAGAAAACCTGTATAAATGGGAGAAGGGCACCAAGCCCAGTGACTTTGCTTTGTATAACAAGCTGGTTGAATTTCTGGATAAAGTAGAAAGCACGCCCGATTACGTATTCGAGGAACCCAAAGCGAATAACGGTAAACAAATCGAACAGGCAGCCCAACCTTTATTTACCGGCATCTATCTTACCACTGATGAAGATGCCCTGCCGCTGGCCGATGGCAAAGCGCCCGGCATTACCACCCTCAACGATAAACCCATGTTGGTAGGCTGGCGTATCGATGCGCCCGTGATCGGATATTTTGATTGCGTGATTGCCGTAATCGGCGATAGCATGGAACCAAAATTTAAAAGTGGCAGCTGGATCGCTTTGAAAAAACTACGCTTCACCAAAATTCTGAATGGCGGTTATTACTATTATATTGTTGATAAAAACCTGCAAGGCCTTTTGCGCCGCGTTCAACCCTCTGCTGAGAACAACAGCATTATCCTGATTGCGGAAAATAACCAATACCCCGAAATTGTAAGGAAGATGGAAGATGTACTGGCCATCTTCAGTGTGGAAGCCGTTATAATGAAATAA
- a CDS encoding response regulator, producing MNKTVLVVDDSDFVVQMIRFTLEQEGYTTLAGIDGQDALKHFDGQHIDLVITDLNMPKLDGLGLIHSIRLQAAYQHIPIVLFDSHSNSDTDYLKRSGANALLSKDMMNETLVSTVKQMIG from the coding sequence ATGAATAAGACCGTACTGGTTGTAGATGATTCCGATTTTGTGGTGCAAATGATCCGGTTCACCCTTGAACAGGAAGGGTATACAACCCTGGCCGGCATCGATGGCCAGGATGCATTAAAACACTTCGATGGCCAGCATATTGACCTGGTGATTACCGACCTGAATATGCCAAAGCTGGATGGCCTGGGCCTTATACATTCCATTCGCCTGCAGGCTGCCTACCAGCACATTCCCATTGTATTATTCGATTCGCACAGTAACAGCGACACCGATTATTTAAAGAGATCGGGCGCCAATGCTTTATTGTCGAAAGACATGATGAATGAAACACTGGTTTCCACTGTAAAACAGATGATCGGTTAA
- a CDS encoding chemotaxis protein CheA: MNPFEAKYTSEALELLAELEKGMLLLETHPDDASLIQQVFRNLHTLKGNSAMMGFRTITDFTHHLEAIYELVRAGKLKVSAVIINITLASLDHLSGLLNGDKQIGDNNRHIHDILTNDIVTIISYSNEESRESEPVAFEGQTVNKGEPLTIVTDDTAIYKRKTAIPGIRVPVERLDTMMSLVTELITLQAKLNVLTSEHPQPDLVAAAESLEKISTRIRDNAFSMCMVPVENMVTPFHRMVRDLAAELHKEIDFVTEGTETELDKNIMEGLQDPLMHLLRNSIDHGIEEPELRQQKGKPRHGRIVLKAYCAGAYVYLEIQDDGKGMNIEKIRKTAVRNGLIAESDVISDKELQQLVFVPGFSTADQITETSGRGVGMDVVKRRIADIKGQVSIYSTEHEGTTVIIQLPITLSIIDGLLVKVNGADYVIPLSAVDICHEVSSVQLMNGFAQVMVIDEQAIPFINLQQELEGFDAGPQSHEIVIVHYGEKKIGLLVDLIAGKFQAVLKPLGRYFNHLDIVSGATILGDGNIALVLDTNKVIAQSLNKKSKAI, encoded by the coding sequence ATGAACCCGTTTGAAGCCAAATATACCTCAGAGGCCCTGGAGCTGCTGGCCGAGCTGGAAAAAGGAATGCTGTTGCTGGAAACGCATCCCGACGATGCATCACTGATACAGCAGGTGTTTCGTAACCTGCATACGCTGAAAGGTAACAGCGCCATGATGGGCTTCAGAACAATAACCGATTTTACGCATCACCTGGAAGCTATTTACGAATTGGTACGTGCAGGAAAACTAAAAGTATCTGCAGTCATCATTAATATTACGCTGGCGTCCCTCGATCATTTATCGGGTTTATTAAATGGCGATAAACAAATTGGTGACAACAACAGGCATATCCACGACATTTTAACGAATGATATAGTAACCATCATCAGTTACTCAAATGAGGAGAGCCGCGAATCGGAACCGGTTGCCTTTGAAGGGCAAACCGTAAATAAAGGCGAACCGCTTACTATTGTTACAGATGATACTGCCATCTATAAAAGAAAAACCGCTATCCCGGGTATCAGGGTACCGGTTGAACGGTTAGATACCATGATGAGCCTGGTAACGGAATTGATCACCTTACAGGCTAAATTAAATGTACTTACCAGCGAACATCCGCAACCCGACCTGGTAGCAGCAGCCGAAAGCCTGGAGAAAATTTCCACCCGCATTCGCGACAATGCTTTCAGCATGTGTATGGTGCCAGTTGAAAATATGGTAACGCCGTTTCACCGCATGGTGCGCGATCTGGCCGCTGAACTGCATAAAGAAATTGATTTTGTAACAGAAGGAACCGAAACAGAGCTTGATAAAAATATAATGGAGGGGTTGCAGGACCCCCTGATGCATTTATTGCGCAACAGCATTGACCATGGCATTGAAGAACCTGAATTGCGCCAGCAAAAAGGCAAACCCCGCCATGGCCGCATTGTGTTGAAAGCCTATTGTGCCGGCGCCTACGTGTACCTGGAAATACAGGACGATGGCAAGGGCATGAATATAGAAAAGATCAGAAAAACCGCTGTTAGAAATGGCCTGATAGCCGAAAGCGATGTAATAAGCGATAAAGAATTGCAGCAACTGGTTTTTGTACCCGGGTTTTCAACGGCCGATCAAATTACAGAAACCTCCGGCCGCGGTGTGGGCATGGATGTGGTAAAACGCCGCATTGCCGATATCAAAGGCCAGGTGTCCATCTACTCCACTGAACATGAAGGCACTACCGTTATTATACAATTACCCATTACATTATCAATAATCGATGGCCTGCTGGTGAAAGTAAACGGCGCAGATTATGTAATTCCTTTATCTGCCGTAGACATTTGTCATGAAGTGTCATCGGTGCAATTGATGAATGGATTTGCCCAGGTAATGGTGATCGATGAACAAGCCATCCCCTTCATCAATTTACAGCAAGAACTGGAAGGCTTTGACGCGGGCCCGCAAAGCCATGAAATAGTGATCGTTCATTATGGGGAGAAAAAGATCGGGTTACTGGTTGATCTTATTGCCGGTAAATTTCAGGCGGTATTAAAGCCACTGGGCCGGTATTTCAATCACCTCGATATCGTTTCAGGCGCTACCATTCTGGGTGATGGCAACATTGCCCTGGTGCTTGACACCAATAAAGTAATAGCACAATCCCTCAATAAAAAAAGCAAAGCCATATGA
- a CDS encoding chemotaxis protein CheW, whose product MNVLQQADSYLTFTLDTGLFAVNVTRVLEILEIKPLVKVPMSPLFMRGVINLRGNILPVIDARIKFGMADTPFTIDSCIIVMGIGSGKDPLLVGVLVDSVREVIEIREADIQPFTGIGAFCNSELIVGMGNTGDNFAMILDPDKVFAADELIILAAAS is encoded by the coding sequence ATGAACGTACTGCAGCAGGCCGACTCCTATTTAACATTCACGCTCGACACGGGGTTGTTTGCCGTAAATGTAACCCGGGTGCTGGAGATCCTGGAAATAAAGCCCCTTGTAAAAGTACCCATGTCGCCATTGTTTATGCGCGGGGTCATCAATTTACGGGGTAATATACTGCCAGTGATAGATGCACGAATAAAGTTTGGGATGGCCGATACGCCGTTTACCATCGATAGCTGCATAATAGTAATGGGCATAGGTTCCGGTAAGGATCCTTTGCTGGTTGGTGTGTTGGTTGATTCGGTGCGGGAGGTGATCGAGATCCGGGAGGCCGACATTCAACCGTTTACCGGTATTGGTGCTTTTTGTAACAGTGAGCTGATAGTAGGAATGGGCAACACCGGCGACAACTTTGCCATGATTCTGGACCCCGATAAAGTATTTGCTGCTGATGAGCTGATCATCCTGGCTGCCGCCTCTTAA